From a single Phocoena sinus isolate mPhoSin1 chromosome 1, mPhoSin1.pri, whole genome shotgun sequence genomic region:
- the CD1B gene encoding T-cell surface glycoprotein CD1b isoform X3 translates to MIHGWDSDSGTATFLKPWSKGNFSDEEIIELEGLFQAYFIGFTKEVQEYVSKVQVEYPFVIQCIAGCKLHSGKSIGSFLRAALGGLDFASIKNHSCAPAPEGGSRAQQFCALVPQYKDIWDIIETLLSETCPRFLLGVLDAGKAELQRQVKPEAWLSSDPSPGPGRLLLVCHVSGFYPKPVWVMWMRGEQKQSGTQRGDTVPNADGTWYLRVTLHVTAGEETGLSCRVKHSSLGDQDIIIYWGPFRISHEPSPCLHFHLGSVTRSPETLSAQESTSSYFIK, encoded by the exons ATG ATTCATGGCTGGGACAGTGACTCGGGCACTGCCACTTTCCTGAAGCCCTGGTCCAAGGGCAACTTCAGTGATGAGGAGATTATTGAGCTGGAGGGCCTATTCCAAGCCTACTTCATTGGATTCACCAAGGAAGTACAGGAATATGTCAGTAAAGTCCAGGTTGAAT ACCCCTTTGTGATCCAGTGCATAGCAGGCTGTAAGTTGCATTCTGGGAAGTCCATAGGAAGCTTTTTGAGGGCAGCTTTAGGAGGACTGGATTTCGCGAGCATTAAGAATCATTCATGTGCACCTGCCCCAGAGGGCGGCAGCAGGGCGCAGCAGTTCTGTGCACTCGTCCCTCAGTACAAAGACATCTGGGATATCATAGAGACGCTCCTCTCAGAAACCTGCCCTCGGTTTCTCCTTGGTGTCCTCGATGCAGGGAAGGCCGAACTACAGAGGCAAG TGAAGCCCGAGGCCTGGCTGTCCAGTGACCCCAGTCCTGGGCCTGGCCGTCTGTTGCTGGTATGCCATGTCTCAGGATTCTACCCGAAACCTGTGTGGGTGATGTGGATGAGGGGCGAGCAGAAGCAGTCTGGCACTCAGCGAGGTGATACCGTGCCCAATGCTGATGGGACATGGTATCTCCGAGTAACCCTGCATGTGACGGCTGGGGAGGAGACTGGCCTGAGTTGCCGAGTGAAGCACAGCAGTCTAGGAGACCAGGACATCATCATCTACTGGG GTCCTTTCAGAATATCTCATGAGCCCTCACCATGTCTCCATTTCCATTTGGGATCAGTAACCAGGAGTCCAGAAACTCTGTCAGCCCAGGAGTCAACCTCATCGTATTTCATCAAATAA
- the CD1B gene encoding T-cell surface glycoprotein CD1b isoform X1, whose translation MLLLPLLLLAVIVPGGDSKDAFQGPTSYHVIQILTFANSTWAQGQSSGWLDDFQIHGWDSDSGTATFLKPWSKGNFSDEEIIELEGLFQAYFIGFTKEVQEYVSKVQVEYPFVIQCIAGCKLHSGKSIGSFLRAALGGLDFASIKNHSCAPAPEGGSRAQQFCALVPQYKDIWDIIETLLSETCPRFLLGVLDAGKAELQRQVKPEAWLSSDPSPGPGRLLLVCHVSGFYPKPVWVMWMRGEQKQSGTQRGDTVPNADGTWYLRVTLHVTAGEETGLSCRVKHSSLGDQDIIIYWGPFRISHEPSPCLHFHLGSVTRSPETLSAQESTSSYFIK comes from the exons ATGCTGCTTCTGCCACTTCTATTGCTAGCAGTTATTGTCCCAGGTGGTGACAGTAAGGATG CTTTCCAGGGGCCAACCTCTTACCATGTTATCCAGATTTTGACCTTTGCCAACAGCACCTGGGCACAAGGTCAATCCTCAGGCTGGCTGGATGATTTTCAGATTCATGGCTGGGACAGTGACTCGGGCACTGCCACTTTCCTGAAGCCCTGGTCCAAGGGCAACTTCAGTGATGAGGAGATTATTGAGCTGGAGGGCCTATTCCAAGCCTACTTCATTGGATTCACCAAGGAAGTACAGGAATATGTCAGTAAAGTCCAGGTTGAAT ACCCCTTTGTGATCCAGTGCATAGCAGGCTGTAAGTTGCATTCTGGGAAGTCCATAGGAAGCTTTTTGAGGGCAGCTTTAGGAGGACTGGATTTCGCGAGCATTAAGAATCATTCATGTGCACCTGCCCCAGAGGGCGGCAGCAGGGCGCAGCAGTTCTGTGCACTCGTCCCTCAGTACAAAGACATCTGGGATATCATAGAGACGCTCCTCTCAGAAACCTGCCCTCGGTTTCTCCTTGGTGTCCTCGATGCAGGGAAGGCCGAACTACAGAGGCAAG TGAAGCCCGAGGCCTGGCTGTCCAGTGACCCCAGTCCTGGGCCTGGCCGTCTGTTGCTGGTATGCCATGTCTCAGGATTCTACCCGAAACCTGTGTGGGTGATGTGGATGAGGGGCGAGCAGAAGCAGTCTGGCACTCAGCGAGGTGATACCGTGCCCAATGCTGATGGGACATGGTATCTCCGAGTAACCCTGCATGTGACGGCTGGGGAGGAGACTGGCCTGAGTTGCCGAGTGAAGCACAGCAGTCTAGGAGACCAGGACATCATCATCTACTGGG GTCCTTTCAGAATATCTCATGAGCCCTCACCATGTCTCCATTTCCATTTGGGATCAGTAACCAGGAGTCCAGAAACTCTGTCAGCCCAGGAGTCAACCTCATCGTATTTCATCAAATAA
- the CD1B gene encoding T-cell surface glycoprotein CD1b isoform X2 translates to MLLLPLLLLAVIVPGGDSKDAFQGPTSYHVIQILTFANSTWAQGQSSGWLDDFQIHGWDSDSGTATFLKPWSKGNFSDEEIIELEGLFQAYFIGFTKEVQEYVSKVQVEYPFVIQCIAGCKLHSGKSIGSFLRAALGGLDFASIKNHSCAPAPEGGSRAQQFCALVPQYKDIWDIIETLLSETCPRFLLGVLDAGKAELQRQVKPEAWLSSDPSPGPGRLLLVCHVSGFYPKPVWVMWMRGEQKQSGTQRGDTVPNADGTWYLRVTLHVTAGEETGLSCRVKHSSLGDQDIIIYWGHPTSVSLILLAILVPSLVLLICLALWFLRRWSFQNIS, encoded by the exons ATGCTGCTTCTGCCACTTCTATTGCTAGCAGTTATTGTCCCAGGTGGTGACAGTAAGGATG CTTTCCAGGGGCCAACCTCTTACCATGTTATCCAGATTTTGACCTTTGCCAACAGCACCTGGGCACAAGGTCAATCCTCAGGCTGGCTGGATGATTTTCAGATTCATGGCTGGGACAGTGACTCGGGCACTGCCACTTTCCTGAAGCCCTGGTCCAAGGGCAACTTCAGTGATGAGGAGATTATTGAGCTGGAGGGCCTATTCCAAGCCTACTTCATTGGATTCACCAAGGAAGTACAGGAATATGTCAGTAAAGTCCAGGTTGAAT ACCCCTTTGTGATCCAGTGCATAGCAGGCTGTAAGTTGCATTCTGGGAAGTCCATAGGAAGCTTTTTGAGGGCAGCTTTAGGAGGACTGGATTTCGCGAGCATTAAGAATCATTCATGTGCACCTGCCCCAGAGGGCGGCAGCAGGGCGCAGCAGTTCTGTGCACTCGTCCCTCAGTACAAAGACATCTGGGATATCATAGAGACGCTCCTCTCAGAAACCTGCCCTCGGTTTCTCCTTGGTGTCCTCGATGCAGGGAAGGCCGAACTACAGAGGCAAG TGAAGCCCGAGGCCTGGCTGTCCAGTGACCCCAGTCCTGGGCCTGGCCGTCTGTTGCTGGTATGCCATGTCTCAGGATTCTACCCGAAACCTGTGTGGGTGATGTGGATGAGGGGCGAGCAGAAGCAGTCTGGCACTCAGCGAGGTGATACCGTGCCCAATGCTGATGGGACATGGTATCTCCGAGTAACCCTGCATGTGACGGCTGGGGAGGAGACTGGCCTGAGTTGCCGAGTGAAGCACAGCAGTCTAGGAGACCAGGACATCATCATCTACTGGG GTCACCCCACCTCCGTCAGCTTGATACTTTTGGCAATATTAGTGCCCTCCTTGGTCCTTTTGATATGTCTTGCATTATGGTTTTTGAGGCGCTG GTCCTTTCAGAATATCTCATGA